The proteins below come from a single Cricetulus griseus strain 17A/GY chromosome 6, alternate assembly CriGri-PICRH-1.0, whole genome shotgun sequence genomic window:
- the Il36g gene encoding interleukin-36 gamma, whose product MEIGARNTPQSGEISDLDQQVWILRGQSLVTVPRSSNITPVTIAVLPCKYPESLEQDKGIPIYMGIQNPDKCMLCEEVDGQPTLQLKEENILDLYNHPEPKRPFLFYHTQTGRTSTFESVAFPGSFIASSKNGQPIFLTSEQGKYYNINFNLQIGP is encoded by the exons ATGGAAATTGGAG CAAGAAATACCCCTCAGTCTGGGGAGATTTCTGACTTGGACCAGCAGGTGTGGATCCTTCGTGGTCAAAGCCTTGTGACAGTTCCACGGAGTAGCAATATAACCCCAG TCACCATCGCTGTCCTTCCATGCAAGTATCCAGAGTCTCTTGAGCAGGACAAAGGGATTCCCATTTACATGGGAATCCAGAATCCAGACAAGTGCATGCTCTGTGAGGAAGTTGATGGACAGCCCACTTTGCAGCTCAAG GAGGAGAATATTTTGGATTTGTACAACCACCCTGAGCCcaagaggcccttcctgttttACCACACCCAGACTGGTAGAACGTCTACCTTTGAGTCGGTGGCTTTCCCTGGCAGCTTCATCGCCTCCTCCAAGAATGGCCAGCCCATCTTCCTCACGTCGGAACAGGGGAAATACTATAACATTAACTTCAATTTACAAAtagggccttga
- the LOC100757088 gene encoding interleukin-36 alpha: MTLELDVISIMDTGKQLRTETPWLRHIQDLSSRVWVLHNDILTAVPRKEQTVPVTVTLLPYQYPEALEKDRGDPMYVGLREPPCCLVCTKQGEQPVLQLKKGDILELYHQKEPVKPSLFYHTKSGTTSTFESAAFPGWFIAVCSKGSCPLFLTQELGKTHITDFEMTTVH, translated from the exons ATGACACTGGAGCTAGACGTCATCTCCATAATGGATACAGGCAAAC AACTACGCACAGAAACACCTTGGCTAAGACACATTCAGGACCTCAGTAGTCGTGTGTGGGTTCTTCATAACGATATCCTCACTGCAGTCCCTAGGAAAGAACAGACAGTTCCAG TCACTGTCACCTTACTCCCGTACCAATATCCAGAGGCTCTTGAGAAGGACAGGGGGGATCCCATGTATGTGGGACTGAGAGAGCCTCCGTGCTGCCTGGTCTGCACGAAGCAAGGAGAGCAGCCGGTGCTGCAGCTTAAG AAAGGGGACATACTGGAACTGTACCACCAAAAGGAGCCTGTAAAACCCTCCCTCTTCTATCACACCAAGAGTGGCACAACCTCAACATTTGAGTCCGCCGCCTTCCCTGGTTGGTTCATCGCTGTCTGTTCCAAAGGAAGTTGTCCTCTCTTTCTGACCCAAGAACTGGGGAAAACCCACATCACTGACTTTGAGATGACTACGGTGCATTAA